A window of Mycolicibacterium holsaticum DSM 44478 = JCM 12374 genomic DNA:
TCGACATGTCAGCTGGCCAGTTGGTAGCCGGCGTCTTCGACGGCGCGCCGGATTGCGACGGGGTCCACCGGGGTATCGCTGTCGATGGTCACCGCACCGCTGGCGACATCGACCGCCACGGCCCTGACACCTGCGATCTCGCCGATCTCCTCACGGACCGACGCGGCGCAGTGGGCGCAGGTCATCCCGGCGACGGTGATTGTCGTTGTGCTCATTACCCCAGCGTACCGATACCCCCATGGGGTATGCAAACGGGGTCGAGAAGTGCGCTGTCCGGCGCACGTGGCAGCATCTGCGACCATGCGTGTCCTGGTGCAACGGGTGCTTACGGCCGCGGTGAAAGTCGACGGCGAGGTGGTCGGGGCCGCAGAGCGCCCCGGGGTCCAGGGCTTGCTCGCCCTCGTCGGGGTCACCCACGACGACGACGAGGCCAAGGCGCAGCGCCTCGCCGAAAAACTCTGGCAGCTACGCATTCTCGACGACGAGAAGTCCGCATCCGAGGTCGGCGCACCGATCCTGGTCGTCAGCCAGTTCACCCTGTACGCCAACACCGCCAAGGGAAGGCGGCCGGCGTGGAACGCCGCGGCGCCCCGTGCGGTCGCCGAGCCTTTGGTGGACGCCTTCGCCGACGCCCTACGGGGGCTCGGGGCCCAGGTGCAGACCGGGGTGTTCGGCGCCCATATGCAGGTCGAGCTCGTCAACGACGGTCCGGTGACGCTGCTGCTGGAAATGTGATCGCCATCGGCGAATGGGCAGTGGTTAGCGCGGCGCCCTCGGAGGGTTGCACCGATCACGAAGTCGGGCCCGTAAAACGCCACGCGATCTAGGCGGAACACTGGCATCCTGAGCAGATGGCGAAGGAAATCGGCCGGATCCGCGCGCAGAGCGCGCTAGCGGTGGTCAAGCAGCATCCGGTCATGGTGCTGTTCGCGGTGTCGCCGGTGATCGCCGCGCTGGCCCTGGTGTGGTTGTGGGTCAACCCGACGTTGGCCGTTCTGCTGTTGATCGCGGCGGTGGCCGGCGGTGCCGCGGTCCTGCTGCGCAAGCGCAACTAGCGCGCCGCGTTGCGTTAGTGGCCCGCGAGGTGGCGGCGGGCCCCAGTTGAACTCTCCTGCGAACTTGTAGCGCCGAGTGGCGACGAGCGCGACAAATCCGCGCCAAACCTCACCGTCGGCTCATCAACCAGGGGCGACGGTGCTGTTGTCGGGATCGGTCTCGATCCGTTGATTGTTCTCCTGGCGATAAAGTATGATGTCGGACATTAACCTGTATGCAGGTCTTGGCACCGTGTGCCCTGCACGTATTGGAGAGACCCATGTGCGACTCCGCGCTGATCGGCGATGTCGCGATCCCGACCCGCCGGCACGTCGAGGGGCAGCCATGAGCGGTCCCTCCCTCGGCGCTATGACGGTGGGTGAGGCGCTTGCGACGGTGGCGGCTGCCCATCCCGATGCGCCGTATGTGACCGCCGGTTCGGCCGAGCTCACCTTCGCCGAACTCTGGTCGAGCAGTGAACGATTGGCCACCGGGTTCGCCGAATTCGGGCTGCGGAAAGGGGACCATGTCACCACCGCGCTGACCAACCGGATCGAGTGGGTGCTCATCGCGTTTGCTCTTGCTCGGCTGGGTGTGGTCAACGTGCTCGCCAACCCCAGGTATCGAACGGGTGAGCTGGCCTACCTGGTCGCACACTCGCAGTCCCGTTGCGTCATCTCCGACGGCGCTCTGGACGCGGAGTTCGAGTCGGCCCTCGCCGATGAGCGGGCCACGTTGGGCGGACCGGCCGACGTCAACGAGGTAGTACGCATTCGCATCGAAGACGAAGTGGGCCAGCCGGATCCGCAGTGGGAGGCCCTGGCGGGCGCGCACGCTGACACCGACCTCATTGCCAGCGCGGCCGGACCGCTCAACGCCCAGGATGTGCTCTACATCATCTACACCTCGGGCACCACGGGCCGGCCCAAGGGCA
This region includes:
- a CDS encoding heavy-metal-associated domain-containing protein, with the translated sequence MSTTTITVAGMTCAHCAASVREEIGEIAGVRAVAVDVASGAVTIDSDTPVDPVAIRRAVEDAGYQLAS
- the dtd gene encoding D-aminoacyl-tRNA deacylase, translated to MRVLVQRVLTAAVKVDGEVVGAAERPGVQGLLALVGVTHDDDEAKAQRLAEKLWQLRILDDEKSASEVGAPILVVSQFTLYANTAKGRRPAWNAAAPRAVAEPLVDAFADALRGLGAQVQTGVFGAHMQVELVNDGPVTLLLEM